TTGGTTTAGTGTAAATATCGAGTTTGATTAATTACTGGCAGGCCATATTATTTGGCGAAGTTAGATTGAAATATGGGAAGTTGTGAACCAACCCTTCATAAACTTTGGAGTAAAAAATAGCAGGTCCGGATCAAGAATTGCCTAAATTTTAGGTTCAATAATTTTTTTGTAATACAAGGACTTGGTCACTGCTAATAACGAAAATTACGGAATATTCTAGACACACGGATAATAAACGAAGAATAGATTCAAATATAGGAAGTGGTTACGGACAAAGTACTTTTGAATTGAATGATTAAGATTTTGTAACTGCCTGAAAATACGGTTCCAAATAAAAATAGCAGTTAACATTACATCTAACATTCCCCTGTATATATGCTCTTCTCATTTCTACATCATCACAAATTCATAACAGACACAAATTTTCCTTCTTACATTGAGAGAATCAAGAAAAAGAATCCATGGCATATTCCAAATCTTTCATTGTTGTAATTTTCTCATGGGTTTTTGTGGGCTTATCCCTTGGCATTGATCTTGATAAAAATGCGATCGGAGTGTTTCTGGCTAGTGGTGTTGTTGGTGGCGGAAATGGGGCTATTTCTGCAATGCCATGTGTGCAAAAACTATTACCATGTCAACCAGCATTGACATCGCATACGAAAAATCCTCCAGCAACTTGCTGTGTGCCATTAAAGGAAATATTTACAAAGGATGCACAGTGCCTTTGCTCTGTGTTTGGTAACACTGATGTGATGAAGAGTTTAAATGTTACTCAAGATCAAGCTTTAGATTTTGCAAAAGCTTGTGGTGCTAAACCAGATCTTTCCCTTTGCAAAAATGGTAACAATTGTTTTATTTTCATCTATGTGTTCAATTAAATCCGTTATGTTTGATTCAAAAAAAGACAGTATATTTCACAGCTTTAAATTCTAGATTCACCCATTCTGTTTTTTGCATGACATTCTTATTCAATATGCACTGCATTTGGTAAGGATGATTGAAGCAAATTGCGTTACATGTGAAGAATACGTGCCACATAAAAAGATCTTTTTATACAATTATATTTTTGCATAAATTGAATAGTCTGGTTTTTTTAGCAATTTAAGATACAGTGGATGAAAGATCCATTGTAAACGAAATAGACTTTGTTGCCTATTCTGCTTGTGCCCTATCTTGGACGCAATTTCATTCTCTTTGATGTCATTTACCATCAATTGTAAATAACTTTTACGCCACCAAGTCATATTTATCTGCTGTATGAAATATTTTATCTTATTTATAAAAAATTACAAATTTCACATTTTGAGAAAACTTACTTGACTTGATAATgtaaaaattaattatatttttacagtatatataacttaaactctagtttgtatggttgatgataattcacactaatgatTCTATTAAATTTTCTTGTGACTAACATGAGTATTTTTTAATGTGGATTATAGCCGCTGCATCACCTGGTTCGACTGCAGCGCCATCTGTTCCCACTCCTTCAGAGTCTAACAGTAAGTATTCTCTCTCTATTTGCAAACGTATTTGGAAAAATTAATGTTCACAAATATTTCTTAAGAAACAACACTCGTACATTGACATTAAATGAAGTTTCAAATGGAGGCTGCATCAATATTAACCCTACACATTTAATAAATATCAAAAGTTCTAATAAGCTAGTGTTTGTAAGTCAATTAATGAAAAGCCCTATGGTGGTTGACTGGTTGTCCTTAACTTATGACCTTTCAACTTATAAACACTTTTTGTTTAACCaatatttattattatataatatctcaatttcttttataattttcaAATTACGTTCTTCAAACAAAATATCTAAGTCTCTCTCCATTCAATTTTCTCTATTAAGTAAACTTTAATTAAGATCATATTGCATATTATATTTTCAATCAGCTAAGTCACACGGGCTCTTATATTAGTTTACATAATGTTGTTGTTTTTTCAGGTTCGACTTCCAGTAACAAAACTGCAAGTCCACCAGAAGCAAACACAGCAAGTGTGACATCCAAATTTGGAGGATTTGTTGGCCTTGCATCGTTTATGATTTTAGTAATGATGTTGTTAGCATTTTAAGCACACAGCAGGACTAATTTGCTTATTGGGAAAGACAATGCCTCAAGGATTATCGCCTTAATCATTTTACTGTTTTAGTTCACATCACCTTAATTTTTTTCTCTCGAATGTCTGATGACATGTGTGATGTTTAGAAGTTGTGTTTGACTTGTTTTTGTTATAATTGTCAACAGTATGTTCCATCAGATATGTTTTACCTTTAAGCTTTAATATAATCTTTGCTCTTGGAGTTGCCCATATCTACTGCTATACTTTAAGCTTTGATTAAATCTTTTCTCTGTGATATAATTTTAGACAAATAAACTTGAAAACTTACTGTTAATCAAGACTAGGTTGAAGTATTTTCATTGTAtatgttgggaagaaacaagcaacaaccaaattgcacgacgaggtaacagcggaagaaatatcAAGTCaaaaacttcccacactatttgaaccaagaaaAGACAATATACACTAGCACAAATGAAAATC
The nucleotide sequence above comes from Lycium barbarum isolate Lr01 chromosome 3, ASM1917538v2, whole genome shotgun sequence. Encoded proteins:
- the LOC132631507 gene encoding non-specific lipid transfer protein GPI-anchored 3, with product MAYSKSFIVVIFSWVFVGLSLGIDLDKNAIGVFLASGVVGGGNGAISAMPCVQKLLPCQPALTSHTKNPPATCCVPLKEIFTKDAQCLCSVFGNTDVMKSLNVTQDQALDFAKACGAKPDLSLCKNAAASPGSTAAPSVPTPSESNSSTSSNKTASPPEANTASVTSKFGGFVGLASFMILVMMLLAF